In a single window of the Acetivibrio clariflavus DSM 19732 genome:
- the trxB gene encoding thioredoxin-disulfide reductase — MGGECKSKERQKVYCDVLILGGGPAGLSAAMYASRAKLFTIVIDEGLTGGQVATTYHVANYPGTNGVVRGMDLMENMKRQALEFGAQIDELKLIEDIDLESEEKYVRTEDTDYYAKAVVIATGATPRKLPAEGEQEYRGRGVHYCATCDGALYQDANVFVVGGGEAALEEAVFLTRYAKHVTIINRSDKFRASRGTQDEALKNPNISIIWDSIVRKINGDTFMKSIEIENLKTNEIKEIEADGLFVYIGTEPKTDFLKGKLILNENGYIDTDENMKTNISGVFAAGDVRNKTVRQIATAVSDGVIAGIMAERYINGKQ; from the coding sequence ATCGGAGGAGAGTGTAAGAGTAAAGAGAGACAAAAGGTATACTGTGATGTTCTGATACTTGGAGGAGGCCCGGCAGGATTGTCTGCGGCAATGTATGCTTCCAGGGCAAAGCTGTTTACGATAGTAATAGATGAAGGACTGACCGGGGGACAGGTAGCAACTACCTACCATGTTGCCAATTATCCCGGAACTAATGGGGTTGTAAGGGGCATGGATTTAATGGAAAATATGAAACGGCAAGCTTTGGAATTTGGTGCACAGATAGATGAACTTAAATTGATAGAAGATATAGACCTTGAAAGTGAAGAAAAATATGTGAGAACTGAGGATACCGACTATTATGCAAAAGCAGTAGTAATTGCAACCGGAGCTACACCGAGAAAGCTTCCGGCGGAAGGAGAGCAGGAGTATAGAGGCAGAGGAGTGCATTATTGTGCTACGTGCGACGGTGCATTGTACCAGGATGCAAATGTTTTTGTTGTAGGCGGTGGTGAAGCGGCTTTAGAAGAGGCTGTATTTTTGACAAGATATGCAAAACACGTTACTATAATAAACAGGTCGGACAAATTTCGTGCTTCAAGGGGAACACAGGATGAAGCTTTGAAAAATCCAAATATAAGTATTATATGGGATTCAATAGTCAGAAAAATTAATGGCGATACTTTTATGAAAAGTATTGAAATAGAGAATTTGAAAACCAATGAGATAAAAGAGATTGAAGCAGACGGTTTGTTCGTGTATATTGGAACTGAACCTAAAACGGATTTTCTGAAAGGAAAGCTAATATTGAATGAAAATGGCTATATTGATACCGATGAGAATATGAAAACCAATATATCCGGAGTTTTTGCAGCGGGAGATGTAAGAAATAAAACGGTACGTCAGATTGCTACAGCCGTAAGTGACGGAGTAATTGCCGGGATTATGGCTGAAAGATATATTAACGGTAAACAATAG
- a CDS encoding cytochrome c biogenesis protein CcdA, giving the protein MLLISYYLQSFAEGVLTFISPCILPMLPIYFIYLAGDSEESEKGTSKKKGNLALNSIGFVTGFTIIFVLLGATATTLGSFFKEHRDILKIVSGIVVFIFGLNFTGLVRIGVLNKQKGFEFNFKRLNFLKSIIFGMVFSVAWSPCVGAFLSSALAKASVSDTIMEGMLLLLIYSIGLGIPFIISAIAFDSMKGLFKTVQRHSRLVSIISGSLLIIAGLAFIFNFI; this is encoded by the coding sequence ATGCTGTTGATTTCTTATTATTTGCAGAGTTTTGCTGAAGGTGTGCTGACTTTTATTTCACCATGTATACTGCCTATGCTGCCTATTTATTTTATATACTTGGCAGGTGATAGTGAAGAAAGTGAGAAAGGAACAAGCAAAAAGAAAGGAAATTTGGCGTTAAATTCCATTGGTTTTGTTACGGGATTTACGATAATTTTTGTTTTACTTGGTGCAACTGCAACTACTTTAGGTTCATTTTTTAAAGAACACAGGGATATACTTAAAATTGTAAGCGGTATTGTGGTGTTTATATTTGGCTTAAACTTTACAGGGCTTGTAAGAATTGGGGTTTTGAATAAACAGAAAGGTTTTGAATTTAACTTTAAGAGATTAAATTTTCTTAAGTCTATAATTTTTGGAATGGTATTTTCTGTGGCGTGGTCACCCTGTGTGGGAGCATTCCTCTCATCGGCTCTTGCAAAGGCCAGTGTTTCGGATACTATTATGGAGGGTATGCTGTTGTTGCTAATCTACTCTATAGGCTTGGGGATACCTTTTATTATTTCTGCCATTGCTTTTGATAGTATGAAGGGGCTTTTTAAGACAGTGCAAAGACACAGCAGACTGGTAAGCATTATTTCGGGGAGTTTGTTGATAATTGCAGGTCTTGCATTTATATTTAATTTCATATAG
- a CDS encoding CoA-disulfide reductase, with amino-acid sequence MKLKVVIVGGVAGGASAATRLRRLDEDAEIILFEKGEYISFANCGLPYYIGEVIKEKDQLVVQTPEAMRKRFNIDVRINSEVTRIFPDKKMVEVCNIKDKTIYTETYDKLILSPGAEPVRPPIPGINSDRVFTLRNIPDTYKIKDFVDSMSPKRAVVVGAGFIGLEVAENLHTRGIKVTVVELADHVIGPMDLDMAAIVHQHLKSKGVELYLKDGVKSLSSANTCVVTELNSGKSLKADMVILGVGVRPETRLAVEAGLKIGTTGGIWVDEYMRTSNPDIYAVGDAVEVTDYITGKPSLIPLAGPANKQGRIAANNICGFAEKYEGTQGSSIVKVFDITVAMTGSNEKVLNRSNIEYEKSFTHSGSHAGYYPGAIPMTIKLLFGKKDGKILGAQIVGYEGVDKRIDVIATAIRAGMTVYDLEKLELAYAPPYSSAKDPVNIAGYSAANILKGDCEIFHWHDVESVDRSKSVLLDVRDEIEFSLGTIEGSVNIPLNELRNRLDELPKDKEILIFCQAGLRGYIAYRILKQKGFHAKNLSGGYKTYQLAVQKQSNEDVYEYDKITKSGEIKTVDCNGGECKADAKIKVDACGLQCPGPMMKLSESIKAMNYGEVLHIKATDPGFQEDVKAWCEKTGNKLLGINFENSCYNAYIRKEKQEDKKKADVRKNDKTMVVFSDDLDRAIASFIIANGAASMGRNVTMFFTFWGLNILRKSDKVDVKKDLFGKMFGFMMPRGSKKLFLSKMNMGGIGSRLIRRIMKKKNIASLEELIQSAMANGVELVACNMSMEVMGIKKEELIDGVKIGGVATFISAAEDSDMSLFI; translated from the coding sequence ATGAAGCTTAAAGTAGTTATAGTGGGAGGAGTGGCTGGAGGCGCCAGTGCTGCCACACGTCTTAGAAGACTTGATGAGGATGCGGAAATTATACTCTTTGAAAAGGGTGAATATATCTCCTTTGCAAATTGCGGACTTCCCTACTATATAGGTGAAGTCATAAAGGAAAAGGATCAGCTGGTTGTTCAAACACCGGAAGCCATGAGGAAGAGGTTTAACATAGATGTCAGGATTAATTCCGAGGTAACAAGGATATTTCCCGATAAAAAAATGGTGGAAGTATGCAATATTAAAGACAAAACAATCTATACCGAGACTTACGATAAACTAATCCTTTCACCGGGGGCAGAACCCGTTAGACCCCCTATTCCCGGAATTAATTCCGATAGAGTATTTACTTTGAGAAATATACCTGATACCTACAAAATAAAAGATTTTGTTGATTCCATGAGTCCAAAAAGGGCTGTTGTGGTGGGAGCAGGATTTATAGGGCTCGAAGTCGCTGAAAATCTTCACACAAGAGGCATCAAAGTGACTGTGGTTGAATTGGCCGACCACGTTATCGGGCCAATGGATTTAGACATGGCAGCTATTGTCCATCAGCACTTAAAATCGAAGGGAGTAGAACTATATCTTAAAGACGGAGTAAAATCTTTAAGCAGTGCAAATACGTGTGTTGTTACAGAATTAAACAGCGGAAAGTCCCTTAAGGCCGATATGGTTATTTTGGGAGTGGGAGTAAGACCGGAAACCAGGCTTGCGGTTGAGGCAGGACTTAAAATAGGAACTACCGGAGGTATATGGGTGGATGAATATATGCGTACCTCCAATCCTGATATTTATGCAGTGGGTGATGCTGTTGAGGTTACCGACTATATAACCGGAAAACCTTCCCTGATACCCCTTGCTGGACCTGCAAACAAACAAGGCAGGATAGCGGCTAACAATATTTGCGGATTTGCAGAAAAGTATGAAGGTACGCAAGGTTCTTCCATTGTTAAGGTTTTCGATATCACTGTTGCCATGACAGGCAGTAATGAAAAAGTACTTAATAGAAGCAATATTGAGTACGAAAAGTCTTTTACCCATTCCGGTTCCCATGCAGGATATTATCCCGGTGCAATTCCGATGACAATAAAGCTTTTATTTGGCAAAAAAGACGGAAAAATTTTGGGTGCCCAGATAGTAGGGTATGAGGGTGTAGATAAAAGAATAGATGTTATAGCTACAGCAATTCGTGCCGGTATGACAGTATATGACCTTGAAAAATTGGAACTGGCCTATGCACCGCCCTATTCTTCAGCTAAGGACCCTGTAAATATTGCAGGTTATTCCGCTGCAAACATATTAAAAGGGGATTGTGAAATATTCCATTGGCATGATGTAGAGTCTGTAGACCGCTCAAAGTCGGTATTGCTTGATGTGAGGGATGAAATAGAGTTTAGCCTTGGAACTATAGAAGGTTCTGTCAATATACCTTTGAATGAACTTCGGAATCGTCTGGATGAGTTGCCCAAGGACAAAGAAATTCTAATTTTCTGTCAGGCCGGTTTAAGAGGGTATATAGCTTATAGAATTTTGAAACAGAAGGGATTTCATGCAAAGAACTTAAGCGGCGGTTACAAAACTTATCAACTTGCTGTCCAAAAGCAGTCCAATGAGGATGTCTATGAATATGATAAGATAACCAAAAGCGGAGAAATAAAAACGGTGGATTGTAACGGCGGTGAATGTAAGGCAGATGCCAAAATTAAAGTGGATGCCTGCGGACTTCAGTGCCCAGGACCTATGATGAAGCTGAGTGAAAGTATAAAAGCTATGAATTATGGAGAAGTACTGCATATAAAAGCTACTGACCCGGGATTTCAGGAAGATGTGAAAGCTTGGTGTGAAAAAACGGGGAATAAACTCTTAGGTATAAATTTTGAAAATTCTTGTTATAATGCCTATATCAGAAAAGAGAAGCAGGAGGATAAAAAGAAGGCTGATGTAAGAAAAAATGACAAGACAATGGTTGTGTTCAGCGATGACTTAGACCGAGCAATAGCATCTTTTATTATTGCTAATGGTGCTGCTTCCATGGGAAGAAATGTCACAATGTTTTTTACCTTCTGGGGATTGAACATTTTGAGGAAGAGTGATAAAGTAGACGTGAAAAAAGACTTATTCGGTAAGATGTTTGGTTTTATGATGCCGAGAGGATCTAAAAAGCTTTTCCTTTCCAAAATGAATATGGGAGGCATAGGTAGCAGGCTTATAAGAAGAATAATGAAGAAAAAGAATATAGCATCTTTGGAAGAACTTATTCAATCGGCTATGGCGAATGGAGTAGAGCTTGTGGCATGTAATATGTCCATGGAGGTTATGGGAATAAAAAAAGAAGAGCTGATTGACGGTGTGAAAATCGGAGGAGTGGCCACATTTATCAGTGCAGCGGAAGATTCTGATATGAGTTTGTTTATATAA
- a CDS encoding ArsR/SmtB family transcription factor → MKDLKIYERKAEKLKALAHPQRLCIVHGLMENNCNVTTIQECLGLPQSTVSQHLAKLKAAGIIEGNRNGLEICYSVVDDEIKEVVKILTKENA, encoded by the coding sequence ATGAAAGACTTGAAAATTTATGAAAGAAAGGCAGAAAAGCTAAAGGCATTGGCACATCCTCAGAGGTTATGTATTGTTCATGGTCTTATGGAGAATAACTGTAATGTGACTACGATACAAGAGTGTTTGGGACTTCCGCAATCGACAGTTTCCCAGCACCTTGCCAAATTAAAAGCGGCAGGTATTATTGAAGGAAACAGAAACGGTCTTGAAATTTGCTACAGTGTTGTGGATGACGAAATAAAAGAAGTGGTAAAAATATTAACAAAAGAAAATGCATAA
- a CDS encoding RNA polymerase sigma factor: protein MDPDEILVEKALKGDDDSFRSIVEKYQGLVYAICFNITGHRQEAENLAQETFIQVYRSLSRYEKKGLKSWIGKIATNKAIDWKRKRRMENEGKVVYLEDIGEISTESNSIHEELIKKENARKLLELCNNLPEIYSSVLIKYYIQSKSYNEISKEDGISIKTVESRLYRAKNAIRKQWKEV, encoded by the coding sequence ATGGATCCGGATGAAATACTGGTAGAAAAGGCTTTGAAAGGCGATGATGATTCGTTTAGAAGTATTGTTGAAAAGTATCAGGGCCTGGTATATGCAATTTGCTTTAATATAACAGGCCACAGGCAGGAAGCTGAAAATTTGGCCCAGGAAACTTTTATACAAGTGTATCGCTCTCTATCCCGTTATGAGAAAAAAGGTTTAAAATCCTGGATTGGCAAAATTGCAACCAATAAGGCAATAGACTGGAAAAGAAAAAGGCGTATGGAGAATGAGGGGAAAGTGGTGTACCTTGAAGACATTGGTGAGATAAGTACAGAGAGTAATAGTATTCATGAAGAGTTGATAAAGAAGGAAAATGCCAGAAAATTATTGGAATTGTGCAATAATTTGCCGGAGATTTACAGCAGTGTTTTAATTAAATATTATATTCAGTCAAAGTCATATAATGAAATTTCAAAAGAGGACGGGATAAGTATTAAGACTGTAGAATCAAGACTTTATAGGGCTAAGAATGCTATAAGAAAGCAATGGAAGGAAGTGTGA
- a CDS encoding GerMN domain-containing protein, with translation MHRQLCVIIACIFIISIFAGCSVFQKIGDNDEVSPASSIALSEAEARQIADKSPVSLYFANEEGTKLKLEIRYVPMDELKKPVEEIASLIVRELINGPSKGSTLKPTIPEGTKLRSVKISGDVATVDFSKEFKENHPGGKAAEQLTIYSVVNSLTELKEISQVKFKIEGKTSKEFKGAFKFDNAFPRSTSLISKETTNLTKPDTSEESKKSEESKKDKTEKDNKGNKDAQATISDQDSADEIEVFEEHEHPPVSEIIDEDDEEGKTTFYFEDEPIEEELVE, from the coding sequence ATGCATAGACAGTTGTGTGTTATTATTGCATGTATTTTTATAATATCAATTTTTGCAGGTTGTTCTGTATTTCAAAAGATAGGAGACAATGATGAGGTAAGTCCAGCCAGCAGTATAGCATTAAGCGAAGCAGAGGCTCGGCAAATTGCAGATAAATCGCCTGTATCTCTGTATTTTGCCAATGAGGAAGGAACTAAGTTAAAGCTGGAAATACGCTATGTGCCAATGGATGAGCTAAAGAAACCTGTTGAGGAAATTGCATCATTAATTGTGAGAGAATTAATAAACGGTCCAAGCAAAGGTTCGACTTTAAAGCCTACCATACCAGAGGGAACAAAGTTGCGCAGTGTAAAGATAAGCGGTGATGTGGCAACGGTAGATTTTTCAAAGGAGTTTAAGGAAAATCACCCCGGTGGAAAAGCTGCCGAACAGCTGACAATATATTCTGTTGTAAACTCTCTTACCGAGCTCAAGGAAATCAGCCAGGTTAAGTTCAAAATTGAAGGAAAGACTTCAAAGGAGTTTAAAGGTGCTTTTAAGTTTGACAATGCTTTCCCAAGAAGCACTTCGCTTATTAGTAAAGAAACAACCAATTTGACTAAGCCCGATACTTCCGAGGAAAGCAAAAAGTCTGAGGAAAGCAAAAAAGATAAGACTGAAAAGGACAATAAGGGCAATAAGGATGCCCAGGCAACAATAAGCGACCAGGACAGTGCTGATGAAATTGAAGTGTTTGAAGAACATGAGCATCCACCGGTGTCGGAAATCATTGATGAAGATGATGAAGAAGGGAAGACTACCTTTTATTTTGAAGATGAGCCGATAGAGGAAGAGTTGGTGGAGTAA
- a CDS encoding LiaF transmembrane domain-containing protein, which produces MKRQWRVGTLSMGLLLIALGVIMLVSQILEISFIEHIIKWWPIILILIGLEILLYIFLSNQDAPKVKFDVFSIIIISILMMASVGVYAVTGIMTSGDGVILVGPMFDSYKNESKYTRTFELDAVSTNLIIDNVVGNISIAKGDGDKIEVEANITIKNNDEEYAAEIADSLITVAKEKELKISSNSKEYSNKGKIGSIQIDYSVKVPDSVNVEVENKFGDVSLTDLAQSAKVNNKNGKITVESLGGDLIVNSSFGEVKVQDIKGKTQVYSKNGDVIANNCNKDITIESSFGDIRIDGVKGIVAITNSNGQTQGNWINGDINVISKFGDVTLTDVSGNADVDNANGEVSISNVGGYVKVSNGFGNTRVSNANKGLVLNNTNGDITVEANKVIMQDVNIKSKFGDILLKLPAPQNGYFEANTKFGDIENDFGLEVNENMSTSSMKGTLTDDKIKFILNSENGDIKLEKIER; this is translated from the coding sequence GTGAAGCGGCAATGGAGAGTAGGAACACTGTCAATGGGATTGCTTTTGATCGCCCTTGGCGTAATAATGCTGGTTTCTCAAATTTTAGAGATTTCCTTTATTGAGCATATAATTAAATGGTGGCCCATTATACTTATATTGATCGGACTTGAGATATTGCTATACATTTTTCTTTCAAATCAGGATGCCCCTAAAGTAAAATTTGATGTATTCAGTATCATAATTATTTCAATATTGATGATGGCAAGTGTAGGTGTTTATGCGGTTACTGGAATTATGACATCGGGAGATGGGGTTATTTTGGTAGGGCCAATGTTTGACAGCTATAAAAATGAGTCGAAGTATACAAGGACCTTTGAGTTGGATGCTGTCAGCACTAATCTGATAATTGATAATGTCGTGGGGAACATTAGCATTGCAAAAGGCGATGGAGATAAAATAGAAGTTGAGGCAAATATAACAATAAAGAATAATGATGAAGAGTATGCTGCAGAGATTGCCGATTCCTTAATTACTGTTGCAAAGGAAAAGGAACTAAAAATAAGCTCGAATTCTAAGGAATATTCAAATAAAGGCAAGATTGGAAGTATACAGATAGACTATTCCGTAAAGGTACCCGATTCCGTAAATGTTGAAGTGGAGAACAAATTTGGGGATGTGTCTCTGACAGACCTTGCCCAGTCAGCTAAAGTGAATAATAAAAACGGAAAGATAACAGTTGAGTCCTTAGGCGGGGACCTTATAGTGAACAGTTCCTTTGGAGAGGTTAAAGTACAGGATATAAAGGGAAAAACTCAGGTATATTCAAAGAACGGTGATGTCATTGCAAACAATTGCAACAAAGATATTACCATTGAAAGCTCCTTTGGAGATATTAGGATAGATGGTGTTAAAGGAATTGTTGCAATAACCAATTCAAACGGCCAAACCCAGGGAAACTGGATAAACGGTGATATAAACGTAATAAGTAAATTTGGCGATGTAACCTTAACTGATGTTTCGGGAAATGCCGATGTGGATAATGCCAATGGTGAAGTAAGTATATCCAATGTTGGAGGCTATGTAAAGGTAAGCAATGGATTTGGAAATACAAGGGTATCAAACGCCAACAAGGGCTTGGTTTTAAATAACACTAATGGGGATATAACAGTTGAGGCTAATAAAGTTATAATGCAGGATGTAAATATAAAAAGTAAATTTGGGGATATTCTTTTAAAACTTCCTGCTCCGCAAAACGGTTATTTTGAGGCAAATACCAAATTTGGCGATATAGAGAATGACTTTGGTCTTGAAGTGAATGAAAATATGAGCACCAGTTCAATGAAAGGAACGCTGACAGACGATAAAATAAAGTTTATTTTAAATAGCGAAAATGGAGATATTAAGCTTGAGAAAATAGAAAGATAA
- the deoC gene encoding deoxyribose-phosphate aldolase, with amino-acid sequence MDKSTVLSMIDHAILKPEATDSDLEKECAIAAKYNVASVCVKPSHVKYAAELLKNSSVKVSTVIGFPHGTTTTKCKVAEAREAIENGAVELDMVLNIGKLLSRDFDYVEKDIKSVVDEAHSKGVIVKVILETALLDEEMIAVACKIAEKCGADFVKTSTGFNGRGASLDDIKIMKNSVSDKVGVKASGGIKNFEQAVAFVEAGCTRLGTSSTANIAGEGSATSNKDSNY; translated from the coding sequence ATGGATAAAAGTACAGTATTATCAATGATTGATCATGCAATTTTAAAGCCTGAGGCTACCGACAGCGATCTTGAGAAAGAGTGTGCAATTGCTGCAAAATATAATGTGGCATCGGTATGTGTGAAGCCCAGTCATGTAAAATATGCCGCAGAGCTTCTAAAAAATTCTTCCGTTAAAGTGAGTACGGTTATAGGTTTTCCCCACGGAACTACAACCACAAAGTGTAAGGTGGCAGAGGCCAGGGAGGCTATAGAAAATGGCGCTGTTGAACTGGATATGGTTCTGAATATAGGAAAGCTATTGTCGAGAGATTTCGACTATGTGGAAAAGGATATAAAGAGTGTGGTTGACGAGGCACATTCTAAAGGTGTTATTGTCAAAGTTATATTGGAAACAGCTCTCTTGGATGAGGAAATGATAGCTGTTGCCTGTAAGATAGCCGAGAAATGCGGTGCTGACTTTGTCAAAACCTCTACAGGATTTAACGGAAGGGGTGCAAGCCTGGACGATATCAAGATTATGAAAAATAGTGTAAGTGATAAGGTTGGAGTAAAAGCATCGGGTGGAATAAAGAATTTTGAACAAGCTGTGGCCTTTGTTGAAGCAGGGTGTACAAGACTTGGCACAAGTTCCACCGCTAATATAGCCGGTGAGGGCTCAGCAACATCAAATAAGGATTCAAATTATTGA
- a CDS encoding NAD(P)/FAD-dependent oxidoreductase, protein MYDVIIIGKGPAGISAALYTVRSNLKTLIIGKNDSALRKAERIENYYGFAEAIRGEDLLKNGEKQALRLGAEILNDEVIAAEKNDFFEVATPNSHFTSRALILATGQPVKKVKIENLERFEGNGVSYCTTCDGFFYNNLKVGVLGFNDYAIHEAIELQAFTKKITVFTNGKDLVVSDKYAGDLKDFEINNKEIEKLDGKEYLEKIYFKDGSSEDLDGLFVAYDSPSSIDFARKMGIMVDGNSIVVDKDQQTNIDGLFAAGDCTGGFKQISTAVGQGAIAGKRAIEYVRKQKLK, encoded by the coding sequence ATGTATGATGTTATAATAATTGGAAAAGGACCTGCCGGAATTTCAGCAGCACTATATACGGTAAGGTCAAATTTAAAAACTCTTATTATCGGGAAAAATGACAGTGCTCTCAGAAAAGCCGAGAGAATTGAAAATTATTACGGTTTTGCCGAGGCAATAAGGGGAGAAGACCTTTTAAAAAATGGTGAAAAACAAGCACTAAGGCTTGGTGCAGAGATATTGAATGATGAAGTTATAGCGGCGGAAAAGAATGATTTTTTTGAGGTTGCTACTCCCAATAGCCACTTTACTTCAAGGGCATTAATTTTGGCCACCGGGCAGCCGGTGAAAAAGGTAAAAATAGAGAACCTTGAAAGATTTGAAGGGAATGGAGTAAGCTATTGTACAACTTGTGATGGTTTCTTTTACAACAATTTGAAGGTTGGAGTTTTGGGCTTTAATGATTATGCAATTCATGAAGCAATTGAACTTCAGGCCTTTACAAAGAAGATTACCGTTTTTACCAATGGCAAAGACCTGGTAGTTTCGGATAAGTATGCCGGTGATTTAAAGGATTTTGAAATAAACAACAAGGAGATTGAAAAGCTGGACGGTAAGGAATATCTTGAAAAAATTTATTTCAAGGATGGATCCAGCGAAGATTTGGATGGATTGTTTGTAGCTTACGACAGCCCCTCAAGTATAGATTTTGCGAGAAAAATGGGGATAATGGTGGATGGAAACTCAATTGTTGTGGATAAAGACCAGCAAACCAACATAGACGGTTTGTTTGCTGCCGGCGATTGTACAGGCGGTTTCAAACAGATATCAACAGCTGTAGGTCAAGGTGCTATAGCCGGTAAAAGAGCCATTGAATATGTTAGGAAACAGAAATTGAAATAA
- a CDS encoding TlpA disulfide reductase family protein, with the protein MDKKNLTKAIVSLAVLTVLLLGAYYISSRYSKNNDYASPDTSMGTGSNDNTDRDLPLAKDFELVDLEGNTVKLSDYRGKIVFLNFWATWCGPCLKEMPEFNEASKDFENNGDAILLAVNLTTGGARGETEDKVRKFMNSNGYTMKVLLDKTGKVADQYKIYAIPTTYVIDKDGRIYTYYEGTINKNVLMNVYNELREQG; encoded by the coding sequence ATGGATAAAAAGAATTTAACTAAAGCAATAGTGTCTTTAGCTGTACTTACGGTTTTATTGTTGGGGGCTTATTATATAAGCAGCCGCTACAGTAAAAACAATGATTATGCCAGTCCTGACACCAGTATGGGTACGGGAAGCAATGATAATACCGATAGGGATTTGCCGCTTGCAAAAGACTTTGAACTTGTAGATCTTGAAGGCAATACGGTAAAATTATCCGACTATAGAGGAAAAATTGTTTTCTTGAATTTTTGGGCAACATGGTGTGGGCCATGTCTGAAAGAGATGCCCGAATTTAATGAGGCAAGCAAAGATTTTGAGAATAATGGAGATGCGATATTATTGGCAGTTAATTTAACTACAGGCGGTGCCAGAGGGGAAACTGAGGATAAGGTAAGAAAGTTTATGAATAGTAACGGATATACTATGAAAGTACTTTTGGACAAAACCGGAAAAGTAGCTGACCAGTATAAAATATATGCCATACCGACAACTTATGTAATTGATAAGGATGGAAGGATTTATACTTATTATGAAGGTACGATAAATAAAAATGTACTTATGAATGTGTATAATGAATTAAGAGAACAAGGATAG